CCGAACCCGAGGACTATCGACGCGGGGCGGCCTGCTCGGCGTCCTCGCGGTCGGTGGCGCGTGGTCGATCGCGGGCCGCCCTCGCCCGTCCGTCTCCGTGACCGACCTCGTCCTGGTCGGGGCACCGCTCCAGATCGGCGCCTCCCTCGTCGCCGTCCTCGTCGTGACCGCCGCGCTCTCCGTTCGAATCTACGATCCCGCGTACGCGCGTCCGACGCGAACGCACCGCCAGCGCTTTCGTACACTCGAGTCCCTGCCCGGAAGCGACCCTCTCGTCGCGAAGACGTTGCTCGACCTGGCGCGGTCGAGCGGCGGCGTCTGGAAGCCGCTCGTGTCGGTGGGAATCCTCCTCGGCCTCGTCGTCGTGCTCGTCGGGATCGTTCGAGACGGCGTCGGGATCGAACCCGCACTCGGTCCGTTCTTCGGGAGCGTGCTCGGGCTGTCGGCCTTCACGACCTACAACTGGCTGACCCAGTTCGACGCGGTCGAGTCCTACGCGGCCTATCCCGTCTCGGTCGCCACGGTCTTTCGAGCGAAGCGGCGTGCGTTCTACCTCGTCGGCCTCCCGACGATGACGCTCGCCTACCTCGTCGCGCTCGTCTGGGCTCGACCGCCGCTTCTCGACGCTGTCGTGGGGTTCGTGCTCCTCGTCGGCCTTGCGCTGTACTACTACGGTCTGACCGTCTTCGTCGCCGGCTTCGACCCCAACGAGTTCCTCTTCGACGCGGTCAGGTTCGGCGCGTTCACCCTCGGCGTCGCCGTCGCCCTGGTGCCGACGCTCGTCGTCGGCTTCGTCGCCGTGTCGCTGACTACCGCCGTCGCGGCCGCACTGACCGTGATCGCCTGTATCGCCGGAGCGCTCGGATGGTGGCTCGCCCTCCGTTCGGAGCCGCGGTGGACGCGACGGTATCGCCGAGGGTGACGAACCGACGGAGCAAAGACCTCCGAATCGAAAGGACTGGCGAATGCCCGCTCGCGTCCTCCAGTACTCCGACGTCGAAAACGCCTGCGACGAGCCCGCACGAATCGGTCGGCTCGCGACCGCCCTCCAGCAGTACCGGGACGAGGACACGGTGGTCGTCGGTACCGGCGACAACACGGCACCCGGCGTGTTGCCGCTCGTAATGGAGGGGAGACAGGCCCTGGAATTTTACGACGCCGTCGACCCGGACCTCGAGACCTTCGGCAACCACGACTTCGATTTCGGCGTCGACGCGGCCCGCGAGATCGTTCGCCGCTCCCCACAGACCTGGCTGAGCGCGAACGTGCGGCGCAACGGCGGCCCGTTCGGGTCGGACGTTGGCGTCCGGCCGTGGACCGTGCTCGAACGAGACGGGACGCGGATCGGTTTCACGGGGGTCACGACGCCGCGGACGGTGTCGCTGAACCCGATGGCGACGGACATCGACGTCCACGATCCCGTCGAGACCGCGCGGGCGGCGATCGACGACCTCCGCGACGAGGGGGCCGACTACGTCGTCGTCTGCTCGCACCTCGGGCGAGGCGACGACGCCCTTGCGCGGCAGGTTGATGCCGACGTTGTCCTCGGTGGGCACGTTCCGAGCGCCCGGAACGAGGTCGTCGAAGGGACGCTACTCACGCGACCCGGCGACGGCGGGACGGCGATCGTTGACCTGACATTCGAGCGCGACGGGCCGGCCGCGACGATTCGGCAGACGACCGGACTCGAGCCCCACGAGGACGTGGTCCGGTCGTTCGAAGCCCTCCAGGACGAGACGGGACTCGACGAGGTGATCGCTCGCGTCGACGAGCCACTCGACCGGTCCGAGACGACACTCTTTGGCGGCGAGGCCAGGCTCGGGAACTTCGTCACCGACGCCTACCGCTGGAAGACCGGGGCCGACGTCGCTATCCAGAACAGCGGCGGGCTCAGGACCGGGACGACGCTCTCGGGTGACGTCACGGTCGCCGACGTCGTCAGCCTCGTCCCGTTCGAGGAACCCGTCGCCGTCGCCGAGGTCAGCGGCTCGACGCTCGAGGCCATCTTCGAGGGGGCCGCCGGACTCGACCTGGGGTTCGCCGAACCGGACTGGTGGCACGCCCAGGTGAGCGGCGTCATCCTCGAGTGGGACCCGACGGATCACAGCGTCGCTGTCGATAGCGTCGGCGGGGAACCGCTCGACCCTGACCAGCGTTACCGAGTGGCAACCTCCGATTACCTCTTTCACACCGACGACGAGTTTCCCGCGCTTGACCCGGCGGATCGCGTCGAGCGAACGGAGTCGAGCCAGTACGACGTGTTGGTCGAATACGCCAGAGAGAACGGCATCGACCCCGCTATCGAGGGGCGCGTGCGTCGACTCGAATCACGACTCGAGTCGAGCAAACACACCGAGTGAAACGTTTACCACTACGGACCGCGTTTTCTCTCCTGATGACACTGGTCGTGGTCCCCGTTCGATACCCATTAACGAACAATTCTCGCCGCACGCTCGAGGAGGCCATCGAGGTCGCCAACGAACGAAACGCGGCTCTCTCGGTGTTGCACGTCAATCTCTATCAGAACGGCAAGACGGTGACGCGGACGGATCTGAAATCAGCTGTCGAGCGCCAGTTCGGTCGCCTGAAGAACACCCGATACGTCGTCCGATCAGGGTTTCTCGTCGAGGAAACGATTCTCGACGAAGTCGCCGGCGAGGCGGCGGACGTCGTCGTCGTGGGCAGCAAGCAGGTGAGCCGCTGGCGACGCATCCTCGGGCGGGTGATGGACAACCCTAACATCGAGCGCTACCTCAAGAACCACCTCGAGTGCGAAGTGATCACGGTCGGCCAGGCCGTCGCGTAGGCGGCTCCTGAAACCTTTTACGGCGAGAGTGTTGCCGCTCGTTGTAACTCTGCTCTGGACTGCTA
This region of Natronosalvus halobius genomic DNA includes:
- a CDS encoding bifunctional metallophosphatase/5'-nucleotidase; translation: MPARVLQYSDVENACDEPARIGRLATALQQYRDEDTVVVGTGDNTAPGVLPLVMEGRQALEFYDAVDPDLETFGNHDFDFGVDAAREIVRRSPQTWLSANVRRNGGPFGSDVGVRPWTVLERDGTRIGFTGVTTPRTVSLNPMATDIDVHDPVETARAAIDDLRDEGADYVVVCSHLGRGDDALARQVDADVVLGGHVPSARNEVVEGTLLTRPGDGGTAIVDLTFERDGPAATIRQTTGLEPHEDVVRSFEALQDETGLDEVIARVDEPLDRSETTLFGGEARLGNFVTDAYRWKTGADVAIQNSGGLRTGTTLSGDVTVADVVSLVPFEEPVAVAEVSGSTLEAIFEGAAGLDLGFAEPDWWHAQVSGVILEWDPTDHSVAVDSVGGEPLDPDQRYRVATSDYLFHTDDEFPALDPADRVERTESSQYDVLVEYARENGIDPAIEGRVRRLESRLESSKHTE
- a CDS encoding universal stress protein, with the translated sequence MTLVVVPVRYPLTNNSRRTLEEAIEVANERNAALSVLHVNLYQNGKTVTRTDLKSAVERQFGRLKNTRYVVRSGFLVEETILDEVAGEAADVVVVGSKQVSRWRRILGRVMDNPNIERYLKNHLECEVITVGQAVA